From a region of the Odontesthes bonariensis isolate fOdoBon6 chromosome 2, fOdoBon6.hap1, whole genome shotgun sequence genome:
- the fam83ha gene encoding protein FAM83H, with product MARRSQCSSAGDNPHDPNYLPPHYREEYRLAVDALVEEDVEGYYQFLQKADVVDFLCAPEIQHIQNSVQAPKQQSSQPELHFLERGDDGSSDTYWPIHSDQEVPGLDLGWPQPLPFVEPAEVIPLINPPEPDMPSIKEQARRLIKNAQQVVAVVMDMFTDVDMFADILNAAHRNVAVYILLDEQNVHHFLNMASNCRVDLQSIPFLCVRTVSGITYQCRTGKSLKGQMMDRFLLTDCRAVLSGNYSFMWSFEKLHRCMAHLFLGQLVTTFDEEFRILFAQSQPLVVEHALAPVQDLGLLHKRQHPNERAPLYREPRKFLPHGIGQTDEWVRHSYDERKDGDWRMAGLKRQESFHGPADIYSRLPSQQSRMDPCLDPGLSRIAMLENPAHKRHSYAEGVHGRYSFLQQGMPDSEPQEKHFHRGQQPYPGPGPEGEYGGHDKFWNPGYLSADQYSEPGLTQDVQPSENFDPVLNYLSSTRNVNFDQSLEKSLPVADLPFSSSQPRRLSLDQPYVRQTSPTPSNSADQKTFFLDTTADRKDPTVKRGLRNWRISSYLSAYEDPKEEGLPLASPQAPDAFEDPPNPMQQSGPGIDVSFPKIPNVREFKVPANRASQMPNYAKKATREQPKKYLDEPAAVAAETKATPTPSELSPAAEGEKTEEAEQKEPKTAVLRREDSFKRNYNAAVQRSSRLRSSLIFSSLDQQQTQDTSSTDQLDEQSEKNEAAQTKIPYVFGQKKSATREPIEWSSYIKSATVDNSSTETSKADDKKASKEDFSANPEAQEPIKLSDVKQDSPSPSEAELPKTDQPVQQPKPLLPSQLFMDMNDPDNRLMFFKELAAKRKAAEAEKRKQKAKLPAKVENTATFQKKEPIPKESPESQASVPEGSVAKNVSTEAGKSATLSSDAGEKSSKKESPVSKDSNTSHSCSEQTVELDNQQTARFQVSVETKAQRSNSTEESMPSKLFIKESSDPPAPRDDRETPKPDSTSKQPVSVTSSAAEFPSSQLEADICSPPIAGSGLSTSSDHTLLDSGSEIRPSTAGETSPSRIIKGDSSSAHSPGTPSPKSDKTEAQESVSTLPQASSQSVQETKQKSDSPASQTESSAATPSAEAAENDGSQLDVAEESGAVGSSKDIRTESASPSVSPAVLESGLLGVSGVESSVSEPDPKGPAAPITTTGETPPKPSVSESSCLVNTDFTPHASLSETTASPQDTSTPAAPPHPVNLTEFDPPTPAETEPSSDGSRLPETEKTETNISALDSLSDEKCLSSETQPELDLPCKPAESDTAESDASLEGRKAESEVAETSENKSDNQEDANKSHNSSAQESVSKEKTNDQVKQSNCSESAEITSKQPKSSQSRYHSSTANVLSSSNLRDDTKLLLEQISANCQSRSEATKESPVTDDEKEDEADKNAKKEQERGFRTLSRGQPKSPQERDKLLERIQSMRKERKVYSRFEMAP from the exons ATGGCGCGGCGCTCTCAGTGCTCCTCCGCCGGGGATAACCCCCATGACCCCAACTACCTCCCTCCCCACTATCGGGAGGAGTACCGCTTGGCTGTTGATGCGCTGGTCGAGGAGGATGTGGAGGGCTACTATCAGTTCCTCCAAAAAGCAGATGTTGTAGACTTTTTGTGCGCTCCTGAAATTCAGCacattcagaactctgttcaGGCTCCCAAGCAGCAGAGCAGCCAGCCCGAGCTGCACTTTCTGGAGAGGGGGGACGATGGCTCCTCGGACACCTACTGGCCGATTCACTCTGACCAAGAGGTCCCGGGTTTGGACCTTGGCTGGCCTCAGCCGCTTCCTTTCGTTGAACCTGCTGAGGTCATCCCTCTGATCAACCCCCCAGAGCCGGACATGCCGAGCATCAAGGAGCAAGCTCGCCGACTCATCAAGAACGCTCAGCAG GTCGTTGCCGTGGTGATGGACATGTTTACCGATGTTGACATGTTTGCGGATATTCTTAATGCGGCCCACAGGAATGTCGCCGTCTACATCCTGTTAGACGAGCAGAACGTGCATCACTTTCTTAACATGGCGTCCAACTGTAGAGTAGATCTGCAGAGCATTCCG TTTTTATGTGTGAGGACCGTGTCTGGCATCACGTATCAGTGCCGCACAGGGAAATCCCTCAAAGGTCAGATGATGGATCGCTTCTTGTTGACTGACTGCAGGGCTGTGCTGAGTGGGAATTACAG CTTCATGTGGTCTTTTGAGAAGCTGCACCGCTGCATGGCACACCTGTTCTTAGGACAGCTCGTGACAACATTTGATGAGGAGTTTCGGATTCTGTTTGCTCAGTCCCAGCCACTGGTTGTCGAACATGCGCTTGCTCCAGTGCAGGACTTGGGTCTTTTGCATAAGAGACAACACCCAAATGAAAGAGCTCCACTGTACAGAGAGCCCAGAAAGTTTCTACCCCATGGTATTGGTCAAACCGATGAATGGGTGAGACATTCCTATGATGAGCGAAAAGACGGGGATTGGAGGATGGCAGGTCTGAAAAGGCAGGAATCCTTTCACGGTCCTGCAGATATATACAGTAGGCTCCCTTCGCAGCAATCACGTATGGATCCTTGCTTGGATCCGGGCCTCTCGAGGATTGCCATGCTGGAAAATCCTGCCCATAAACGGCACTCTTATGCTGAAGGTGTTCATGGCAGATACTCATTCCTGCAACAGGGAATGCCAGACTCCGAGCCCCAGGAAAAGCATTTCCACAGGGGCCAGCAGCCTTatccaggaccaggaccagaaggAGAATACGGTGGCCACGACAAGTTCTGGAACCCAGGCTATCTCTCAGCAGACCAGTACTCTGAACCAGGTTTAACACAAGACGTGCAACCATCTGAAAACTTTGACCCAGTTCTTAACTATTTATCATCTACCAGAAATGTGAACTTTGACCAGAGCTTAGAGAAATCACTACCTGTGGCCGATTTACCGTTTTCTTCATCTCAGCCCCGAAGACTGAGTTTAGACCAGCCATATGTCCGCCAAACATCTCCCACCCCTTCAAACTCAGCTGATCAGAAAACGTTTTTCTTAGACACTACCGCTGATCGAAAGGATCCGACAGTGAAACGGGGGCTGAGAAACTGGAGGATTAGCTCATATCTCAGTGCATATGAGGATCCCAAAGAAGAAGGCCTGCCACTGGCTTCACCTCAGGCCCCTGATGCTTTTGAAGACCCCCCTAACCCTATGCAGCAAAGTGGACCAGGCATAGATGTGTCATTTCCCAAAATACCAAATGTCAGAGAGTTCAAGGTTCCTGCAAACAGGGCAAGCCAGATGCCAAATTATGCCAAAAAAGCTACTCGAGAGCAGCCAAAGAAATATCTGGATGAGCCTGCTGcagtggcagcagagaccaaagCAACACCGACACCCTCAGAATTATCCCCTGCAGCCGAAGGGGAaaagacagaggaagcagaacaAAAAGAGCCGAAAACCGCTGTGCTTCGAAGGGAGGACTCTTTTAAAAGGAATTACAATGCCGCAGTGCAAAGGAGCTCCAGGTTAAGATCCTCTCTGATATTCAGCTCTCTGGACCAGCAGCAAACTCAAGACACTAGCAGCACAGATCAGCTCGATGAGCAAAGTGAAAAGAATGAAGCCGCACAGACAAAAATCCCCTATGTTTTCGGACAAAAGAAGTCTGCTACGAGAGAACCTATTGAATGGAGTAGTTACATAAAGTCAGCTACAGTTGACAACTCATCCACAGAAACGTCCAAAGCAGATGATAAGAAAGCCTCAAAAGAAGATTTTTCAGCCAACCCAGAGGCCCAGGAGCCAATAAAACTGTCAGACGTGAAGCAAGATAGTCCTTCACCATCTGAAGCTGAGCTACCCAAAACTGATCAACCGGTACAACAGCCTAAACCTTTACTGCCAAGCCAGCTATTTATGGATATGAATGATCCTGATAATAGGCTCATGTTTTTCAAAGAGTTGGCAGCAAAACGCAAAGCTGCAGAAGcggaaaagagaaaacagaaggCAAAACTACCGGCAAAAGTTGAAAACACTGCCACCTTCCAGAAGAAAGAGCCCATTCCAAAAGAATCCCCTGAAAGCCAGGCTTCAGTACCCGAGGGTTCAGTAGCAAAAAATGTGTCCACAGAAGCAGGCAAGTCAGCTACTCTGTCCTCAGATGCAGGTGAAAAGAGCAGTAAGAAGGAAAGTCCAGTCAGCAAGGATTCTAACACCTCCCACAGCTGTAGTGAGCAAACAGTCGAGCTGGACAATCAGCAGACGGCAAGATTTCAAGTTTCTGTAGAAACCAAAGCACAACGGAGCAATTCTACAGAAGAATCGATGCCATCAAAGCTTTTTATAAAAGAGAGCAGTGATCCACCTGCGCCAAGGGATGACAGAGAAACCCCAAAGCCAGATTCTACCTCAAAGCAGCCTGTTTCAGTCACCTCCAGTGCAGCAGAGTTTCCATCGTCTCAGTTAGAGGCCGACATCTGCTCTCCTCCCATCGCCGGATCAGGATTGAGCACTTCTTCTGATCACACTCTGCTAGATTCTGGTTCAGAGATCCGCCCCTCCACCGCAGGGGAGACCTCACCCTCTCGTATTATAAAAGGAGATTCCAGCTCAGCCCATTCTCCAGGAACACCATCACCAAAAAGTGACAAAACTGAAGCGCAGGAATCTGTCAGCACTTTACCGCAAGCATCCTCCCAATCAGTTcaagaaactaaacaaaaatcGGACTCTCCGGCCAGCCAGACGGAGTCTTCTGCTGCAACACCttcagcagaagcagcagaaaatgATGGCTCTCAGTTAGATGTTGCAGAGGAGTCTGGGGCTGTTGGATCGTCTAAGGATATTAGAACTGAGAGCGCATCTCCCAGTGTTAGCCCTGCTGTGCTTGAGTCAGGCCTGCTGGGTGTATCTGGTGTAGAAAGCTCCGTGTCTGAACCTGATCCAAAGGGGCCCGCTGCTCCTATAACTACTACTGGAGAAACTCCACCCAAACCATCGGTATCTGAATCAAGCTGCCTTGTCAATACAGACTTTACTCCACATGCTTCCCTGTCAGAAACAACTGCATCTCCTCAGGACACGTCAACGCCAGCTGCCCCTCCTCACCCCGTTAACCTGACAGAGTTTGATCCACCCACCCCTGCAGAAACAGAACCATCTTCAGACGGATCACGTTTGCCTGAAACCGAAAAGACGGAAACTAATATTTCTGCTTTGGACAGTCTGTCAGACGAAAAGTGCCTTTCCAGTGAGACTCAACCAGAGCTTGATTTGCCATGCAAACCAGCTGAATCAGACACAGCCGAAAGCGACGCATCTTTAGAAGGACGCAAAGCAGAATCTGAGGTAGCGGAGACGAGCGAGAACAAATCTGACAATCAGGAGGACGCGAATAAAAGTCATAACAGCAGTGCCCAGGAATCTGTGAGCaaggaaaaaacaaatgacCAAGTCAAGCAGAGTAACTGCTCCGAATCAGCAGAGATTACATCCAAGCAGCCCAAATCGAGCCAGTCTCGCTACCACTCATCAACAGCCAACGTGCTCTCAAGCAGCAACCTCCGAGACGATACCAAGCTGCTTCTGGAGCAGATTTCTGCCAACTGCCAAAGCAGGAGCGAGGCCACCAAGGAGTCTCCTGTCACGGATGACGAGAAAGAAGACGAAGCTGACAAAAATGCCAAGAAAGAACAAGAAAGAGGGTTCAGGACACTCAGCAGAGGTCAGCCTAAGTCACCTCAGGAACGGGATAAACTGCTGGAGAGGATTCAGAGCAtgaggaaggagaggaaggTTTACAGTCGTTTTGAG ATGGCACCTTAG
- the LOC142398771 gene encoding androgen-dependent TFPI-regulating protein — protein MTSALRRAYHISAFGWYAFIVKCLAAKDGEELPAGIFVYGGPWKYLTFLNLLLQMTFFGLAAVSDLQPEKKTRSALNRCKDLLFAVFAFPVGMFVVVLFWTIFAYDRELVYPASIDTFFPPWINHAMHTLVLPVLLGEVLVQPHTYPRTKNALAALGAVGLAYLSWILWVYMSVGVWVYPLLGLFSTPGLFGFFFFNMSVVTLLYLLGNKLNSHVWGKTR, from the exons ATGACTTCAGCCCTCAGGAGAGCGTACCACATCTCAGCATTCGGCTGGTATgcttttattgttaaatgtctCGCTGCAAAGGATGGAGAGGAGCTACCGGCAGGAATCTTTGTTTATGGAGGACCGTGGAAGTATCTTACTTTTTTGAACTTG CTACTACAAATGACGTTCTTTGGACTGGCGGCTGTGAGTGACCTTCAGCCAGAGAAGAAGACAAGGAGTGCTCTGAACAGATGTAAAGACCTCCTATTCGCTGTCTTTGCTTTCCCTGTGGGCATG tttgttgttgtactcTTCTGGACGATCTTTGCCTATGACAGAGAATTAGTGTACCCAGCTTCTATTGACACCTTCTTCCCACCTTGGATAAACCACGCCATG CACACACTTgtccttcctgttttacttggcGAAGTGCTGGTGCAGCCTCACACCTACCCGCGGACTAAAAACGCCCTGGCAGCTTTAGGAGCTGTAGGTTTAGCTTATTTATCTTG GATCTTATGGGTGTATATGTCCGTGGGTGTCTGGGTGTATCCCCTTCTTGGGCTCTTCAGCACTCCTGGGCTGTttggcttcttcttttttaacaTGTCTGTGGTGACCTTGCTCTACCTGCTCGGGAACAAGCTCAACAGCCATGTCTGGGGTAAGACGAGATAA